In a genomic window of Occallatibacter riparius:
- a CDS encoding GGDEF domain-containing protein, with amino-acid sequence MQGTRGPNSGVWIWAIPPLYVLLHGIIATCLPSRLDALSTVCIVLAEWGAVAVSIRAAKQSGHPARALWLLLSGSILLHSVAMTLDVLAETTGATEFNFVPGFQIFFSMLSSVPMLVAVSLQSDRRTAKIARIAYSLISLAIGAVLYLQLFTILTVSGSQNPADAILIMHLFDAIDLFLAAAATVRWLGAEQPQEVQFFRVLSIFLWIDALLPAIHNRIILRHDYVWLDLFLSAPYLILCALMLRSKERSVRVSSPRVSRVIRSGSPIFLTMALVTVGLFAIRSHFYIGLGAVLFAVATYGALNVLIQTRGLEAEATLLADKRLLERLAVVDGLTGIANRRGFDKVFHREFSAARRGGTPLSLLMIDVDHFKEVNDELGHQVGDEYLIQIAQALRRALPRVTDIVARYGGEEFTAILPATGSAGAVHACEKLHDAIRHLGLHHPTAKEGIVTISIGVSTFDGSAAIAAQRLVEAADRALYLAKSGGRNRSESMEPDETTV; translated from the coding sequence TTGCAGGGTACACGGGGACCGAACTCGGGGGTTTGGATCTGGGCTATCCCGCCGCTTTACGTGCTTTTGCACGGGATCATCGCAACCTGCCTTCCGTCCCGCCTGGACGCACTCTCGACCGTATGCATCGTGCTGGCCGAGTGGGGCGCCGTGGCGGTGTCGATTCGTGCCGCAAAGCAGTCCGGACATCCGGCGAGGGCGTTGTGGCTGCTCCTCAGCGGCTCGATTCTGCTCCATTCCGTTGCCATGACCCTGGATGTTTTGGCGGAGACTACCGGCGCGACTGAATTCAACTTCGTTCCGGGATTTCAGATCTTCTTCTCGATGTTGTCGAGCGTTCCCATGCTCGTTGCGGTGTCGCTGCAGAGCGACCGGCGCACAGCCAAGATTGCACGCATCGCCTATTCGCTGATTTCTTTGGCGATCGGCGCCGTTCTCTATCTGCAGCTATTCACCATCCTCACTGTGAGCGGAAGCCAGAATCCCGCGGACGCGATTCTGATCATGCACCTGTTCGACGCGATCGATCTGTTTCTCGCGGCTGCCGCCACGGTGCGCTGGCTGGGTGCAGAACAGCCGCAGGAGGTTCAATTCTTTCGCGTTTTGTCGATCTTTCTCTGGATCGACGCGCTCTTGCCCGCAATTCACAATCGGATCATTCTCCGGCACGACTATGTCTGGCTGGATCTGTTTCTCTCAGCGCCTTACCTTATCCTCTGCGCGCTCATGCTGAGATCGAAAGAGCGGTCGGTGCGGGTCTCGTCACCGCGGGTGAGCCGGGTGATACGAAGCGGGAGCCCGATCTTTCTGACCATGGCGCTGGTGACTGTGGGCTTGTTCGCGATTCGCTCCCACTTCTATATCGGTCTGGGTGCTGTGCTGTTCGCGGTCGCGACCTACGGAGCATTGAATGTGCTGATCCAAACGCGCGGACTGGAGGCCGAAGCGACGCTTTTGGCAGACAAGCGTCTCCTGGAGCGACTGGCAGTGGTGGATGGCCTGACGGGGATTGCCAATCGGCGCGGATTCGACAAGGTTTTCCATCGCGAATTCTCCGCCGCACGCCGTGGGGGTACTCCGCTGTCGTTGCTCATGATTGACGTGGACCACTTCAAGGAGGTCAACGACGAACTCGGACACCAGGTTGGAGACGAGTACCTGATCCAGATCGCGCAGGCTCTTCGACGGGCACTGCCACGTGTCACGGACATCGTGGCGCGTTACGGAGGCGAGGAGTTCACGGCCATCCTGCCGGCGACGGGCAGCGCGGGGGCGGTCCATGCATGCGAGAAACTGCATGACGCGATTCGGCACCTGGGGCTTCATCACCCGACCGCGAAGGAGGGAATCGTCACCATCAGCATTGGAGTGTCGACATTCGATGGATCGGCGGCGATCGCGGCGCAGCGGCTGGTGGAGGCAGCCGACCGCGCGCTGTATCTGGCGAAGAGCGGAGGGCGCAACCGGTCTGAATCTATGGAGCCCGACGAAACGACGGTTTGA
- a CDS encoding FG-GAP-like repeat-containing protein, protein MLFFAHRRALLCAVLSAGFALVTAEAQSQTSFSAHTVYTSSDISGVIGHGDFNGDGREDLVASDTANGASQNGLLYLSNSDGTYDAPMRLPQPVTASQFAIGDFNNDGKLDFVAQGTSGAQMVAYLSNGNGTFQAAKIISDGTTDVLTWLVAADMNHDNKTDIVEAETTQGGPDILQVWISNGDGTFKAGQRITSGVIVTSFGMVTGDFDGDGKPDVAITHTFAADGPTTIQVWYGDGAGNLGSPYQVTDPQGYEDMIGPGSVVDINDDGKSDLLASRFQYGISGTSKYLPQIELIEGNANRTLSFVTVPTNNCPVAVTGADYDGNGYNDLAFAEAPCSSSMTTGPFTYVIKPGSSSGTFGAEQTIYSTSYNSGSDLQTIKSTEASKPDLVLTEQTTSNNNAGPTSTELLSNTSSGVYFPPCNTAAMAEGITMCQPTGSSSTSPVYFSIAAAGPTPMRTAAVWVDGQKQFEQLMHSFSHYSYLNESLSLSSGTHNVTIYGTGWDNTLQKKSFSITVSGTGTGCAPPSSAGVRICTPANGSTVTSPTQVLASADLPGTLARMEVWVDGMKEYTETTSTQLSTMLSLSAGYHRFDVYAVNTAGAKYESTSYATVSGGSCPADPGYDVHICTPISGSTVSSPVQVQATAHITGTLARMEVWVDGVKKYTETTSLSLNASIPVPSGKNHRFDVYAVNTAGTKWETTVYATVP, encoded by the coding sequence ATGTTGTTTTTTGCTCATCGCAGGGCATTGCTGTGTGCAGTGCTCTCGGCGGGTTTTGCGCTGGTGACAGCCGAGGCGCAATCCCAGACTTCGTTTTCAGCGCACACGGTGTATACCAGTTCCGACATAAGCGGCGTGATAGGCCATGGCGATTTCAATGGAGACGGCCGGGAAGACCTGGTCGCCTCGGATACGGCGAACGGCGCCTCGCAGAACGGGCTACTGTACCTGTCGAATAGCGATGGGACGTATGACGCGCCGATGCGGCTGCCGCAGCCGGTGACGGCGAGCCAGTTCGCCATCGGGGACTTCAACAACGACGGCAAGCTGGACTTTGTGGCCCAGGGGACGTCGGGCGCGCAGATGGTCGCATACCTGAGTAATGGCAATGGCACGTTCCAGGCGGCAAAAATCATCAGCGATGGCACGACGGATGTGCTGACGTGGCTGGTAGCCGCGGACATGAATCACGACAATAAGACCGACATTGTGGAAGCAGAGACCACGCAAGGGGGACCGGACATTCTGCAGGTGTGGATCAGCAATGGGGACGGGACCTTCAAGGCGGGGCAGCGGATCACCTCGGGAGTGATCGTTACTTCGTTCGGCATGGTGACCGGCGATTTCGATGGGGACGGCAAGCCCGACGTCGCCATCACCCACACCTTCGCGGCGGATGGCCCGACGACCATCCAGGTCTGGTATGGCGACGGCGCGGGCAATCTGGGCTCGCCGTACCAGGTGACTGATCCGCAGGGATATGAGGACATGATCGGCCCCGGCAGCGTGGTGGATATCAACGACGACGGCAAGAGCGATCTGTTGGCATCGCGCTTCCAGTACGGCATCAGTGGGACGAGCAAATACCTGCCGCAGATCGAGCTGATTGAGGGCAACGCGAATCGCACGCTGAGCTTTGTGACTGTGCCGACGAACAACTGCCCTGTTGCAGTGACAGGCGCAGACTATGACGGCAACGGCTACAACGATCTGGCCTTTGCCGAAGCGCCTTGCAGCTCCAGCATGACTACGGGGCCGTTCACCTACGTGATCAAGCCAGGATCTTCTTCGGGCACATTCGGTGCTGAACAGACCATCTACTCGACTTCGTACAACTCCGGGAGCGATCTGCAGACGATCAAGTCGACCGAGGCGAGCAAGCCGGACCTGGTGCTGACGGAGCAGACTACATCGAACAACAACGCCGGCCCGACCTCGACGGAGCTGTTGAGCAATACGAGCAGCGGGGTTTACTTCCCGCCTTGTAATACCGCAGCAATGGCGGAGGGAATCACCATGTGCCAGCCGACGGGGAGCAGTTCCACTTCGCCGGTTTATTTCTCGATAGCGGCCGCGGGGCCGACGCCGATGCGTACGGCAGCAGTGTGGGTGGACGGCCAGAAGCAATTCGAGCAGCTGATGCACTCGTTCTCGCATTACTCGTACCTGAACGAGTCGCTGTCGCTGTCGAGCGGTACCCATAACGTGACGATCTACGGCACGGGCTGGGACAACACGCTGCAGAAGAAGAGCTTCAGCATCACGGTATCGGGAACGGGCACTGGGTGCGCGCCGCCATCGAGTGCCGGTGTGCGCATTTGCACTCCGGCGAACGGGAGCACGGTCACCTCGCCCACGCAGGTGCTGGCCAGTGCCGACCTGCCGGGCACGCTGGCACGGATGGAGGTGTGGGTAGACGGTATGAAGGAATACACCGAGACCACAAGCACGCAGCTCTCGACGATGCTTTCCCTGAGCGCCGGATATCACCGCTTCGATGTCTACGCGGTGAACACGGCAGGCGCGAAGTACGAGTCAACCTCCTATGCCACCGTGAGCGGCGGATCGTGTCCTGCGGATCCGGGATACGATGTGCACATTTGCACGCCGATTTCCGGAAGCACGGTGAGCTCTCCGGTGCAGGTGCAGGCGACGGCGCACATTACCGGCACGCTAGCGCGGATGGAGGTGTGGGTGGATGGAGTGAAGAAGTACACGGAGACCACCAGCCTGAGCCTGAATGCCTCGATTCCTGTGCCGTCGGGGAAGAACCACCGCTTTGATGTGTACGCGGTGAACACGGCGGGTACGAAGTGGGAGACGACGGTGTACGCAACGGTTCCGTAG
- a CDS encoding HIT family protein, which produces MEILWTPWRFTYITGADRRARRGVPAALDAWPGDLNCVFCNLIAAVDFAVEHGMSREDAEAAGGIVVRGSNCFVSLNAYPYISGHVMVMPYAHLDRLAKVPPDAAHEMMDLAQKTERVLDAVYRPQGFNFGLNLGEAAGAGVAGHLHLHAMPRWVGDTNFMTTVSETRVVPEDLEVTWRRVREGFAALQG; this is translated from the coding sequence ATGGAAATACTGTGGACTCCGTGGCGATTCACCTACATAACCGGGGCGGACCGGCGGGCGCGCCGCGGCGTGCCCGCGGCGCTGGATGCTTGGCCGGGCGACCTGAACTGCGTCTTCTGCAACTTGATTGCTGCCGTGGATTTTGCCGTTGAGCACGGGATGAGCCGCGAAGATGCGGAGGCTGCGGGCGGGATTGTGGTGCGGGGCAGCAACTGCTTTGTAAGCCTGAATGCTTATCCGTATATCTCAGGGCACGTGATGGTTATGCCCTATGCGCATCTGGACCGGCTGGCCAAGGTGCCGCCGGACGCGGCCCACGAAATGATGGATCTGGCGCAGAAGACGGAGCGGGTGCTGGACGCGGTGTATCGGCCTCAGGGATTTAATTTTGGGTTAAATCTCGGCGAGGCGGCCGGGGCGGGGGTAGCAGGTCACCTGCATCTGCATGCCATGCCGCGCTGGGTGGGGGATACGAACTTCATGACGACGGTGAGCGAGACGCGGGTGGTGCCGGAGGATCTGGAGGTTACGTGGCGGCGGGTGCGGGAGGGGTTTGCGGCGCTGCAGGGGTGA